A section of the Streptomyces sp. SCL15-4 genome encodes:
- the dacB gene encoding D-alanyl-D-alanine carboxypeptidase/D-alanyl-D-alanine-endopeptidase — protein sequence MARLANAVRPRLTRAVTAVRPSLARLPKAVRTGPAHLPRLPRTRTVRAWRYTAGAATAGLALAAGAVTVAGPWDATGQRTAERDRAAAAERSGGADHGRAGTAAGALRPAPSAGPVLAGLGGTSGAVGTTRTAPDARAVAEALDPLLDAPALGGGHAAAVVDVTTGERLYDADAGRALTPASTTKIATAVAALSALGPDHRLTTRTALEPDTGELVLVGGGDPTLTAHARDGGWASLRALAADTAKALAERGIRKVTLSYDTTLFTGPALHPIGVNDNLAPVSALTADEGRTDDSTSGPVTRVGDPAADAAAKFALFLKDAGITATHPGPSKASTRAQTLAGVSSPPLSALVERMLTNSDNDIAEALARHTALAGGRPASFAGGAGAIATQLRKLGLPMAGAVFRDGSGLDRADRLTPGLLTGLLVRAADPDRPGLRPVLTGLPVAGFTGTLSNRYADGASGVVRAKTGTLTGVNTLAGTVVTPAGRLLAFAFLASGTTDPTEAQSALDKAATALAG from the coding sequence GTGGCGCGGCTCGCGAACGCCGTCCGACCACGTCTCACGCGCGCCGTGACGGCCGTGCGGCCGTCGCTCGCGCGGCTGCCGAAGGCCGTCCGGACCGGCCCTGCGCACCTCCCCCGTCTCCCCCGTACGCGCACCGTCCGCGCCTGGCGGTACACCGCGGGCGCCGCCACCGCCGGCCTGGCGCTGGCCGCCGGTGCGGTGACCGTGGCCGGACCCTGGGACGCCACGGGTCAGCGTACGGCCGAGCGGGACCGCGCGGCCGCCGCGGAACGGTCAGGTGGCGCAGATCACGGTCGCGCCGGTACGGCCGCGGGGGCGCTCCGGCCCGCGCCGAGCGCCGGACCCGTCCTGGCGGGCCTGGGCGGCACCTCGGGCGCCGTGGGCACCACGCGGACCGCGCCGGACGCCCGGGCCGTCGCCGAGGCCCTGGATCCCCTGCTGGACGCCCCCGCGCTCGGCGGCGGCCACGCGGCGGCCGTCGTCGACGTCACGACCGGCGAACGCCTGTACGACGCCGACGCCGGCCGGGCCCTCACCCCGGCCTCCACCACAAAGATCGCCACCGCCGTCGCCGCCCTCTCCGCCCTCGGCCCCGACCACCGCCTCACCACCCGCACCGCGCTCGAGCCCGACACCGGGGAACTGGTCCTGGTCGGCGGCGGCGACCCCACCCTCACCGCGCACGCCCGCGACGGCGGCTGGGCGAGCCTGCGGGCACTGGCCGCGGACACCGCGAAGGCCCTCGCCGAGCGCGGCATCCGCAAGGTGACCCTGTCCTACGACACCACCCTGTTCACCGGCCCCGCCCTGCACCCCATCGGCGTCAACGACAACCTCGCCCCGGTCAGCGCCCTGACCGCCGACGAGGGCCGCACCGACGACTCCACCAGCGGCCCGGTGACCCGGGTGGGCGACCCGGCGGCGGACGCGGCGGCCAAGTTCGCGCTCTTCCTGAAGGACGCCGGCATCACGGCCACGCATCCCGGCCCGTCCAAGGCCAGCACGCGCGCGCAGACCCTCGCCGGTGTCTCCTCGCCCCCGCTGTCCGCCCTGGTCGAGCGGATGCTGACCAACAGCGACAACGACATCGCGGAGGCCCTGGCCCGGCACACGGCCCTGGCCGGCGGGCGGCCGGCGAGCTTCGCGGGCGGGGCCGGGGCCATCGCCACCCAGCTGCGGAAGCTCGGCCTGCCGATGGCGGGCGCCGTCTTCCGCGACGGCAGCGGCCTGGACCGCGCCGACCGGCTCACCCCCGGCCTCCTGACCGGCCTCCTGGTCCGGGCCGCCGACCCGGACCGCCCCGGCCTGCGCCCGGTCCTCACGGGCCTGCCCGTCGCGGGCTTCACCGGCACCCTGAGCAATCGTTACGCCGACGGCGCGTCCGGCGTCGTACGCGCCAAGACCGGCACCCTGACCGGCGTGAACACCCTCGCCGGCACGGTCGTCACCCCCGCCGGCCGCCTCCTGGCCTTCGCCTTCCTGGCCTCCGGCACCACCGACCCGACCGAGGCCCAGTCGGCCCTGGACAAGGCGGCGACGGCACTGGCGGGCTGA
- the tilS gene encoding tRNA lysidine(34) synthetase TilS, whose product MGPHPAVAAIRLAVRRVLHDILNDQTSRAPADRTAERPPSPLVLVACSGGADSMALASALAFEAPKLGVRAGGVTVDHGLQAGSDLRAEEVVQRLRELGLDPVESVAVTVGREGGPEAAARDARYAALDAVADRHGAAAILLGHTRDDQAETVLLGLARGSGIRSLSGMAAVSGADGRYRRPFLHLDRQTARKACMAQSLPVWDDPHNADPAYTRSRLRHEGLPALEKALGKGVVEALARTAQLSRDDADALDTWARQAEASVRDAAGLLECAKLYALPPAVRRRILRRAAIEAGAPAGALFARHIEEVDRLITGWRGQGAINLPGRVVAQRQGGRLVIRQG is encoded by the coding sequence ATGGGTCCCCATCCTGCGGTCGCGGCGATACGCCTGGCGGTCCGCCGCGTCCTCCACGACATCCTGAACGACCAGACCTCCCGCGCGCCCGCGGACCGGACGGCCGAGCGGCCCCCCTCCCCGCTCGTCCTCGTCGCGTGCTCCGGCGGCGCCGACTCCATGGCCCTCGCCTCCGCCCTCGCCTTCGAGGCCCCCAAGCTCGGCGTCCGCGCCGGCGGGGTCACCGTCGACCACGGCCTCCAGGCCGGCTCCGACCTCCGCGCCGAGGAGGTCGTCCAGCGCCTGCGCGAACTGGGCCTCGACCCGGTGGAGTCCGTCGCGGTGACCGTCGGCCGCGAAGGCGGCCCCGAGGCCGCCGCCCGCGACGCACGCTACGCCGCCCTGGACGCCGTCGCCGACCGCCACGGCGCCGCCGCGATCCTGCTCGGCCACACCCGCGACGACCAGGCCGAGACCGTCCTGCTGGGACTCGCCCGCGGCTCCGGCATCCGCTCCCTGTCCGGCATGGCCGCGGTCTCGGGGGCCGACGGCCGTTACCGGCGGCCCTTCCTGCACCTGGACCGGCAGACCGCCCGCAAGGCCTGCATGGCCCAGTCCCTGCCGGTCTGGGACGACCCGCACAACGCCGACCCGGCCTACACCCGCTCCCGGCTCCGGCACGAGGGCCTGCCCGCCCTGGAGAAGGCCCTCGGCAAGGGCGTGGTGGAGGCGCTGGCCCGCACCGCCCAGCTCTCCCGCGACGACGCCGACGCCCTGGACACCTGGGCCCGGCAGGCCGAGGCCTCCGTACGGGACGCGGCCGGCCTGCTGGAGTGCGCCAAGCTGTACGCCCTGCCGCCCGCCGTACGCCGCCGCATCCTGCGCCGCGCGGCCATCGAGGCGGGAGCTCCGGCCGGCGCGCTGTTCGCCCGCCACATCGAGGAAGTCGACCGTCTGATCACCGGCTGGCGCGGCCAGGGAGCCATCAACCTCCCCGGCCGGGTCGTCGCCCAGCGCCAGGGTGGCAGACTGGTGATTCGGCAAGGCTGA
- a CDS encoding zinc-dependent metalloprotease, with the protein MVDWNLAVATATRLVRPGPDVSRDEARAVVAELRRHAKASEEHVRGFTRMGTEETHDTPVLVVDRPGWVRANVAGFRELLKPLLEKMQERRGGGPGSAVLGAVGGKVTGVEVGMLLSFLSSRVLGQYETFAPAGRDLPGGGNGGGRLLLVAPNIVHVERELDVEPHDFRLWVCLHEETHRTQFTAVPWLRDHLEGEIQSFLAETDVDPMTFLERIRDAAQSLAGGRPEGEEEDGGRSFVELVQTPAQREVLGRLTAVMSLLEGHADYVMDGVGPGVVPSVAEIREKFQQRRAKGASRLDAALRKLLGLDAKLRQYRDGERFVRAVVEQVGTDGFNRVWTSPNTLPTKAEIAKPADWVARVHGRAEG; encoded by the coding sequence ATGGTCGACTGGAACCTCGCTGTGGCGACCGCGACACGGCTCGTACGGCCCGGCCCCGACGTCAGCCGCGACGAGGCCAGGGCCGTCGTCGCGGAGCTGCGCCGGCACGCGAAGGCCTCGGAGGAGCACGTCCGGGGCTTCACCCGGATGGGCACCGAGGAGACCCACGACACCCCCGTCCTCGTCGTCGACCGCCCCGGCTGGGTCCGCGCCAACGTCGCGGGCTTCCGGGAACTGCTCAAACCGCTGCTGGAGAAGATGCAGGAGCGGCGCGGCGGCGGCCCGGGCAGCGCGGTCCTCGGCGCCGTCGGCGGCAAGGTCACCGGCGTGGAGGTGGGCATGCTCCTGTCCTTCCTGTCCTCCCGGGTCCTCGGCCAGTACGAGACCTTCGCCCCGGCCGGCCGCGACCTGCCGGGCGGCGGCAACGGCGGCGGCCGGCTGCTGCTCGTGGCGCCCAACATCGTCCACGTGGAGCGCGAACTCGACGTCGAGCCGCACGACTTCCGCCTGTGGGTGTGCCTGCACGAGGAGACCCACCGCACGCAGTTCACCGCCGTGCCCTGGCTGCGGGACCACCTGGAGGGCGAGATCCAGTCGTTCCTCGCGGAGACCGACGTCGACCCGATGACCTTCCTGGAGCGCATCCGGGACGCCGCCCAGTCCCTGGCCGGCGGCCGTCCCGAGGGCGAGGAGGAGGACGGCGGGCGCTCCTTCGTGGAACTCGTGCAGACCCCGGCCCAGCGGGAGGTCCTCGGCCGGCTCACCGCCGTGATGTCCCTGCTGGAGGGCCACGCCGACTACGTCATGGACGGTGTCGGACCCGGCGTCGTGCCGAGCGTCGCCGAGATCCGCGAGAAGTTCCAGCAGCGGCGTGCCAAGGGCGCCTCCCGCCTGGACGCCGCCCTGCGCAAGCTGCTGGGCCTGGACGCCAAACTGAGGCAGTACCGCGACGGCGAACGGTTCGTGCGAGCCGTCGTCGAGCAGGTCGGCACCGACGGCTTCAACCGCGTGTGGACCTCGCCCAACACCCTTCCCACCAAGGCGGAGATCGCCAAACCGGCGGACTGGGTCGCGCGGGTGCACGGCAGGGCCGAGGGGTGA